A portion of the Candidatus Atribacteria bacterium genome contains these proteins:
- a CDS encoding phospho-N-acetylmuramoyl-pentapeptide-transferase — protein sequence MIYWSLILLVSFIIPIIALPFFIKYQKKHNIGQKIRQEGPDLHQHKMGTPTMGGVIIILVLGIIILFLIPYQKYVLWSLVATVGFGFIGLIDDLIKFINKRSLGLLTMQKFSLQIVFALIVAYFIQQNTDLGTEIYLPFIKNNLDLGIMFVPFVVLVMVSAVNAVNLSDGLDGLATGLIIIAMLSFAFIAYIQNILPMSLFTLIVGFTSFGFLIYNFYPARIFLGDVGSLALGGALASAAIFTRTELILVIIGGVFAIETLSVILQIISVKLRGKIMFKMSPIHHHFELCGWKEPKIIIRFWITGCIFALIGIASLLPSLT from the coding sequence ATGATCTATTGGTCCTTAATCTTATTAGTTTCTTTTATAATTCCGATTATTGCTTTGCCTTTTTTTATCAAATACCAAAAAAAACATAATATTGGACAGAAAATACGCCAGGAGGGTCCTGATCTTCATCAACATAAAATGGGAACACCTACCATGGGAGGAGTCATTATTATCCTTGTTCTGGGAATAATAATATTATTCTTGATTCCATACCAAAAATATGTTTTATGGTCATTAGTTGCTACTGTCGGTTTTGGTTTTATCGGATTAATTGATGATCTAATAAAATTTATTAATAAAAGATCATTAGGGCTTCTGACTATGCAAAAATTTTCCCTTCAAATTGTTTTTGCTTTGATAGTGGCTTACTTTATTCAACAAAATACTGATTTAGGTACAGAAATTTATCTTCCTTTTATAAAAAATAATTTAGATTTAGGGATCATGTTTGTACCTTTTGTGGTTTTAGTGATGGTTAGCGCGGTTAATGCAGTTAATTTATCAGATGGCCTGGATGGCTTAGCGACTGGATTAATTATTATCGCTATGTTAAGTTTTGCTTTCATTGCCTATATCCAAAATATATTGCCCATGAGCCTCTTTACTCTGATAGTTGGCTTTACCTCTTTTGGTTTTTTGATCTATAATTTTTATCCCGCGCGGATATTTTTAGGGGACGTAGGGTCTTTGGCTTTAGGTGGAGCGCTTGCTTCGGCAGCAATTTTTACCAGGACAGAATTGATTTTAGTGATAATAGGCGGAGTATTTGCGATTGAAACCTTATCGGTGATACTTCAGATTATTTCGGTAAAATTAAGGGGAAAAATAATGTTTAAGATGAGTCCTATTCATCATCATTTTGAGCTTTGTGGTTGGAAAGAACCTAAGATTATTATCAGGTTTTGGATAACCGGATGTATTTTTGCGCTTATTGGGATAGCAAGTTTATTACCGAGCTTAAC